One Lentisphaerota bacterium genomic window, GGCAGCAGCGGATCGTGGTGACTGAACAGGACCGCCAGATCGCCCTTGCGCGACTCGTTCCGCTGATGGCCCGGCGGAATTGGACGACGAACGACTTCTTCACCCGTTCTCCGCTGGGGCCGGAACAGACGCGCGCCGAGTTCGAGGAGAGTCTCTACATTGACAAGCTGCTGAATGAGCAGGTGCCTCGAACGGTGTCGGCCACGACGGAAGAGATTGCGGCTGCCACCGCTGAATTGGCGCGCCTCCGTCCCGATGCCCAGCCGAAGCCGGCTGAAATCCGCCAGTTCGTCATCCGAAGCAAGGCCAAACAGGCGGCAAACGACTATTACCGGAAACTCGTCGCAAGCGCCACCATCCAATGCGCCTTCCCGGATCTGGTCTTCGAAGAGGTCATGGCCGCCGAGTAACCAGCCACCACTATCCCGAAAACTTCGCCCGGTATGCCCAGAGGCCGAGCGCGGGGTTGCTAATGAAAAAGACCTCTTCTCCATCCGGCATCCGGTTCCAGCCATTCTGGAGCCGATCTAGATTGTAGCGCGCGGCCATCTCCGCGTACGGACTGGCATCAAACCCGACGGCGCGCACCGCGTCCAGTCCCATCCCGTCGCCCGGACAATAGGTGATGTGGAAGCGGTCCTCCGACGAGCCGTGGATCAAATGGGCCGCCGCGCCCAGGTTGCCGCGCAGGTCCTCATTCTCCTCAACCGCCTTCAACGTGGCGGGAGTTCCGCGATAGCCGTATTTGCGGATCAGCCCGTCGATCTTCGGGTCCTCACCGAATTCTTTGAGCGCCGGGGCGAGCACGACCAACTCGCCGCCGTCGGCGATCGCCATGCGCGTGCGGTAGATCGCCTTGTTGCCGAGCCAGGTGCTCTGAAACTCATGCGGATCGAGATAGACCACCACTTTCCGGGGCTCGCGTTCGAGCAGGTTGATGTTTACCCGGGCCGCCAGCGCGCAGGCCTCGCGATACACCTGCGCATCATCCCCGGCATAAAAACCGCGCAGATGCATCTGCCGCGTGACGGCATCCTGCTCAACCACCGTGAGTATGTAAGTAATCGGCAGATCCTTTAAAAACGTCTCAACGGCCGTGTTGAAAAGCCGGCGCACCGGCGTATCAGCCCGGCCGAGGATGGTCTCCATGTTGCAGACCGCGCCCAAGAAGTGAGATTTGTTGATGATGTCCGCCCCGCCCGCGCCCACGACGATATTCTTGGTGTAGTTGGCCATGCCGACCACCTCGTGCGGCACGACCTGCCCGATCGACACGATCAGGTCGTAACCCTTGAACAGCCGTTGGCTCACCTCCACCCCGACCGAATACGCAACCTTGCCGCCGGAAAGCTCGGCGAGCAGCGATCCCGGAAGCTCGCCTGCGCGGACAATCCCGTTGCGCCAGTCATGCACCAGGAATGCCGTCAACGGAATCGTGTCGCCAAACATGAGGCGAAGCTGCTTCTCGGTCATGGCATTGTGCGTGCCCAGCGTCGGCATCACGTCCACCCGCACGCCCCGGGCCGTCAGCGCCTCGTAGGCCATCGCGGTGATCGGCCCCGCCTGCGAATTGAGACGGGTGTGATCCGGTGGCAGCAGAAGCACGCGGCGCAGGGGTTCGGGGCGCGAATCCAGGGTCTTTAACACCAGCGCGCGCAGTTCCTCGCTCGAAATAGAAACCTGTTCTCCGCACTGTATGATCATAGGCGCAGGACTCCCGTCACACGACGTAGGTGGATGCGGCGGTGCTGCCGCCGCGGCCGGTCCAATTGGTGTGGAAGAACTGGCCCCGCGGCGCATCCGTGCGCTCATAGGTATGGGCGCCGAAATAATCGCGCTGGGCCTGCAGCAGGTTCGCCGGCAGTCGCGCGCAGCGGTAGCCGTCATAATAGGCCAGCGCCGCACTGATGGCAGGGGTCGGAATCCCCAGCTTCACGGCCATGCGGACGACCCGCCGCCAGCCACCCTGGGCGCGCCGCATCTTGCCGCTGAAGAACGGGTCGAGCAGCAGGTTGGTCAAACCCGGATTGTGGTCAAACGCCTTCTTGATCTTGCCGAGAAACACCGAGCGGATGATGCAGCCGCCGCGCCACATCAACGCGATGCCGCCGTAGTTGAGGTTCCAGCCGTAGGACTGGGCGGCCGCGCGCATGAGTTGATACCCCTGCGCATAGCTGACCAGCTTCGAGGCGTAGAGCGCCTGCTTCAGGTCATTGACAAAGCGCTGACGGGAACCGGTGAACGTCGTCGCTGCCGGGCCGGCGAGCTGCGCCGAAGCCGCCACACGCTCGTCCTTGAGCGCCGAGAGACAGCGGGCGAAGACCGCCTCGCCGATCAGCGTGAGCGGCTGGCCTTCGTCGAGCGCGGCCACGGCCGTCCATTTTCCGGTGCCCTTCTGACCGGCGGTGTCCAAAATGTTCTCCAGCACCGCTTCGCCCGCCTCGGTCCGGTACCCCAGGATGTCGCGGGTGATCTCGATCAGGTAGCTGTCCAGTTCCCCCGTGTTCCAGTCGGCAAAGATGGCGTGCATCTCATCGGCGGTGAGGCCGAGGCCATCCTTCATCACCTGGTAAACCTCGCAGATCATCTGCATGTCGCCGTATTCGATGCCGTTGTGAACCATCTTCACAAAATGACCGGCGCCGCCCTCGCCGACCCACTCGCAGCAGGGCTTGCCGGAGTCGGTCTGCGCCGCGATCTTCTGAAAGATCGGCTTCACGGCGGGCCAGGCTGCGGGTGAACCGCCGGGCATGATCGACGGGCCAAGCAGCGCGCCCTCCTCGCCACCCGAGACGCCCGTGCCGACATACAGCAGCCCCCGGCTTTCCACGTATTGCGCGCGGCGAATGGTGTCGGGAAAATGACTGTTGCCGCCGTCAATGATAATGTCGCCGGGCTCGAGATGGGGAATGATCTGCTCGATGAATTCGTCCACGGCCCGGCCCGCCTTGACCAGCATCATCACCTTGCGCGGACGCTCCAAGCTGGCGCACAACGCCGCGATGCTGTGGCACCCGATGAACTTCTTGCCGGCCCCGCGTCCGCCGATAAACGCATCCACCTTCTCAACCGTGCGGTTGAACACCGCCACCGTAAACCCCTTGCTCTCCATGTTGAGCACCAGGTTCTCGCCCATTACCGCCAAGCCAATCAAGCCGATGTCTGCCTTCATGTGATTCTCCCGTGTTAATTGAAATTACCGTTGGATCCGAGCCGAGCCGCCTGCGGCCAACGCCTTCACCTGGTCCAGCGTCGCCATCGTGGTGTCGCCGGGGTAGGTGGTGAGCAGCGCGCCGTGTGCCCAGCCGAGACGCACCGCGTCGTCAGCCGACACGCCGTTCAGCAGGCCATAGAACAGGCCGGCCGCAAAGCCGTCGCCGCCGCCGACCCGGTCGTACACATCCAGATCGAGCACCGGTGCCTGAGCGACGGTCCCGTTGATCCAGGCCACGGCGCTCCACCGGTGGCGATTCGTCGAGTGCACCTCGCGCAGGGTCGTCGCGACGACTTTGATGTTCGGGTGCTTCCGGACAACCGTGTCGATCATGCCGATGAACGCAGCGGAGTCGAGACCCGTCCGGGCGCTCGCTTCCGGTCCGGGGATGCCGAGCCCAAGCTGCAGGTCCTCCTCGTTGCCGACCAGCACATCCACGTGGCGGAGGATCGGGTCGAGCACGCTCACGGCCCGCTGGTTCCCGCCGAGGATATTCCACAGCTTTGCGCGATAGTTCAGATCAAAGGAAACCACCGCGCCGGCGGCTTTGGCCGCCTTCATCCCCTCCACGATCACCGCAGGCGTCGTGGCGGAGAGCGCGGCAAAGATGCCGCCGCTGTGAAACCAGCGCACGCCGTCGGCAAAGATGGCCCTCCAGTCGAAGTCGCCGGGTTGGAGCCGGGCGGCGGCCTCGTTGCAGCGGTTGTAAAACACCACCGGCGCCCGCGCGCCGCAGCCTCGGTCGCTGAAAACCGTCGCCATGTTCGGACCGTTCACGCCATCGTGCTCGAAGCGCTTGTAGAACGGACGGACGCCCATGGCGCGCACGCGCTCGGCAATCAGATCGCCGACGGGATAATCCACCATCGCCGCCGTGATGCCGGTCTTAAGCCGGAAGCAGTCCGACAAATTGGCCGCGACATTGAATTCGCCGCCGCTGACATGAATCCGGCATTCCGTCGCCTTGCGAAACGGAACCACACCCGAATCGAGCCGATGCACCAGCGCGCCAAGGGAAACAAAATCCAGCGCGCCAACCGGCTTGATGGCCATTCCATAATCCATTGTAAGCTCCTTATTATTAAATACTTAAGAATATACGAAAACAAACGTCATGGGGTCTGCGCCCCGCTCTGCAGGCGGGGGGTATTATGCGGGGGAACAAATCAACAGTCAACGGGTTTTTCTATCCCAAGAGGCGCGTGCAAAACCTCCTTCGTCGGTTCTGCACTCAGTATGCCCAAGAATTCACTTGAATCCAAAACGCACAAGGGCTACAATCAAACATGATTATGATTCCACTTTCCGCACACCTGTCCACCCGGCTCGCCCATGCGGGTTCACGCCACGATCTGGTGGCCGGTGCATCGAGCGTTCCCATCTATCAGGTGTCAACCTTCCACCAGGAGGATCCGGAGCACCTCGGACGCTACGACTACGCCCGCAGCAGCAACCCGACCCGCGCCGCGCTGGAGGAGACGGTCGCCAGCCTTGAGAACGGCGCGCAGGGACTCGCTTTCGCTTCGGGCATGGCCGCCATCTCCTCCACCCTGCTCCTCTTTGCTCCCGGCGACCATCTGATCGTGGGGCGTGACATTTATGGTGGCACCTACCGCATTCTGACCACCCTCTTCAGGCGGTGGAAGTTGGATGTCACGTTTATTGACACCACCGACCCGGAGCAGGTCCGCCGCGCAGTCACCCCCGCCACACGCGCCCTTTTCGTCGAGTCTCCCGCCAATCCGCTCCTGCAAATCACCGACCTGCGGGCCATGGCCGCCATCGCCCGCGAACACGGCCTGCTGGCCATTACCGACAACACCTTCATGACCCCCTTGCTGCAGCGGCCGCTCGACCTGGGTTTCGACATCGTCCTGCACAGCGCCACCAAATTCCTCGGCGGCCACAGCGACCTGATCGCCGGTTTGGCCATAACGCGCGAGGCCGAACTGGGCCGCCGCCTGCGCACCATCCAAAACGCCTTTGGCGCGATCCTCGGTCCGCAGGACGCCTGGCTCCTCCTCCGCGGCATCAAGACCCTCGCCGTTCGCCTCGAGGCGCAGCAGCGCACCGCCACTGCCGTGGCCGCCTGGCTACGGCAGCGCCCCCAGGTGCGGCGCATCTTTTACCCCGGACTGGCCGACCACCCGGGCTGCGCGATTCACGCCGGCCAGGCATCGGGTCCTGGTGCCGTGGTGTCGTTCGAACTGGCCGACCGCGCCGCCGCCGTCGACTTCCTGAAGCGCGTGCGGCTGCCGCTGGTGGCGGTCAGCCTCGGCGGTGTCGAGAGCATCCTCTCCTATCCCGCAACGATGTCGCACGCCGCCATGCCATCCGCCGAACGTCTGGCGCGCGGCATTTCCGACGGCCTCATCCGCTTCTCCGCAGGCCTCGAAACCGTCGAAGACCTGACCGCTGACTTTTCCGCCGCATTCGAGCGAAAGACGGATTTGCGCGTTTGACGAAGATCTGCTAGCTTCTCGCGGTGACTCCTTTGAAAATGATCGACACGGGTGCGTCTGCCTGCCGACAGGAGATCGTGGGGGTCTATGAAAGCGATAGAAGAATCGCAAGAGGCGCGCGGTGAGGAGCAACAGGCCAAGGATCTGCTGCGGATCAAGAACCTGGTCTTCAATGATTCCATCACTGCCATCAGCATCGCCAATCTGGACGGCCTGCTCATGGATGTCAATGTGGCGTTCCTGCGCCTCTGGCGGTATGCAGACCGGGATGACGTGATCGGCAAGCCTATCTCCCATTTTCTCGACGATCCGAGTGAGTGCGCGATCATTCTGGCGTCTCTCAATGAGACCGGCTGCTGGGAGGGGGACTATACCGCGAGGCGTGGCGACGGTACGACCTTCCTGGCCAATGGGCTGGCCACGGTCGTGCACGAGAGAGATGGTCGCGTGATCGGTTACCAGTCATCCGTTCTGGATGTCACCGCGCGCAAGCGGGCCGAGACCTATCGCGGCATCGGCAGCAGGATCCTGCAACTCCTCAACCAGACCGGCACGCTGCAGGAGACCATCCCGCTCGTCGTCGCCGAAGTGAAGCGCCGTGCCGGAGTCGATGCCGTGGGCATTCGCCTGCATGACGGGGAGGACTTTCCCTATTTCGCCCAGGAGGGATTCTCCGATGATTTTCTGCGCACGGAGAACTCGCTGATCGCGCGTGACGCGGAAGTCACGGCATGCTGTGATCGGGAGGGCCGCGTCCAACTGGAATGCGCCTGCGGTCTGGTCCTGACCGGAAAGACCAACCCGGCCCATCCGCTCTTCACGCCCTGGGGCAGCTTCTGGACCGACGATGCGCGGTCGTTGCTGGATCTTCCAGCCGAGCAGGATCCGCGCCTGCACCCGCGCAATGTCTGCATTCATCAGGGCTTCGCCTCCATGGCGCTGGTGCCCATCCGCAACAAGGACCAGATCATGGGTTTGATCCAGCTCAACGACCGCCGTCCGGGACGATTCACGATCGAGACCGTGGAACTCCTGGAAGAGGCAGCGGCGTACATCGGTGCCGGGCTGATGCGCAGACAGACGGATGAGGAGAAGACCCTGTACGCTGTTCAGAGGTCCAAACTGTTGAAAGCTGAAGGGCTGAATCGCATGGCCGGCGCCGTTGCCCACCACTTCAACAACAAGTTGATGGTGGTGATGGGCAACCTGGAGCTCGCCATGCGTGCGATGCCCGAGGATTCGGAACCGGGATCGTATCTGATCCAGGCCATGCAGGGCGCCCGCCAAGCGGCGGATATCAGCACGTTGATGATGACTTACCTCGGCCAGATGAACGGCGTTCATGAGCCGATGGATCTGGCCGGACTCTGCCGGCAACGCCTGCCGGAAATCCGGCGCGATCTGCCCACCCACATTCATTTCAGAACCGATCTGCCCGATCCGGGCCCCATCGTTCTGGGGGACTCGCGCCAGATCCGGCAAATCCTGATCAACCTGATTGCCAACGCCCAGGAGGCCATCGGCACCCAGGCGGGGACCATCCGTCTGGCCGTCAAGACGGTTTCACGGGTGGACATTCCGGACACCGACCGGTTCCCCTTGGAATGGGAGCCGCAGGCCGGCCGGTACGCTTGCCTGGAAATCGAGGATTCGGGCTGCGGCATTGCCGACTCCGACAAGGAAAAGCTGTTTGATCCGTTCTTCTCCACCAAGTTCACTGGCCGGGGTCTGGGCCTGCCCGTGGTGATCGGCATGCTCCGCGGCAACGACGCGGGCATCACGGTTATGAGCGCGATACGGAAGGGCAGTACGTTCCGCGTCTATATGGCGTTGGCCTCAGCCGGCCTCAACCGGCCCGAGCGCACGATCCCGCCCCCGCAACAGGCCCCGGGCGAGCTGGCGGCTCGTAGCGCGAAAACCGGCCCGGTGCTGGTGATCGAGGACGTCCCGGCCATACGCGATGTGGTCGCGATCATGCTCCAGAATCTCGGGCTGACGGTCCTGCTTGCGGACAACGGCGCGGCGGCGGTGGAGCTGTTCCAGCAACATCGATCCGAAATTGGCTGCGTCCTCTGCGACCTGACCATGCCGCACATGGATGGCTGGGCGACGCTGACCGCGCTCCGGGCGCTGCGTCCCGATGTGCCTGTCATACTGGCCAGCGGTTATGACGAGGCGCGGGCTCTGGCGGGCGATCATCCGGAAAGCCCCCAAGCCTTCATCGGCAAGCCGTACAACATGCGGGAACTGCGCGACACGATTGAAAGGGTGCTGGGCGTTCGCCTCACGGACTCATTGGCCGGATGAAAGTCGATGAAGGCGTATCCGCCGGTCACAGCCCGCAGAGGGCGTTCATCATCGCGATGATGAGGCTTCCGGTGATCTGGAAGCTTTTGGGGTCGAGCTTGTCCATCGTGTCCTGGAGCGTGTGCCAGTAGTCGTTCAGGCCCGGGGCGCTGCCAAAGGCGAAATCGATCAGATTGATCGCCGGGAATCCCTGGTCGAGGAAGGGCTGGTGGTCGTCGAGGATGATGCTGCTGCCGAGCGTGACGTGCTGGCGGATACCGAGGCGTTCGGCGCACGCGAGGGCGAGCAGGCGCAAATCCGGTGTTCCGTTCCGGGGGATCTCCAGCAGCAGGTCACGGTCGCCGATCATGTCGGCGAGGATGACCGCGCGCACGGGCAGGCCCTCGCGCCGGAGGTCGCGGGCGAGACGGCGGCTGCCATGGAGACCGTCACGGTCGCTGTACGCGACCGCGCATTCCTCGCCGTCGAGAAAGGCGATCATGATGTTGCACGGCGGGGGCTGGGTCGGGAACTGGCGAGCAAAACGGGCGGCGAGTGCCAGCAGCAGCCCGGTGGATGAGCCGCTGTCGTTGGCGCCGACAAAGGGGGTCTCGTCTGTGTCGCCGGGGACATCGCGCTTGGTGTCGAAGTGCGAGAGCAGAACGATCCAGGGGGCTTGCGGGTTCGCGGCCGGAAAGGTCGCCAGCACGTTGTGAAAGGTGCGGACGCCGGACGGGGTGGCGTCCTCAAATGACGCGATCCGGGCCGTGGAGGCACCCGCCGTCCGCAGCACGCGCTCCAGATAGTCGGCAGCGCGGCGCCCCCCCGGCGTGCCGGCGGCGCGCGGACCGAGGGCGACAAACCGGGCCGTCTGATCAAATGCATCGGCTGCCTCCGCAGCGGTAAACGGCGAAAGGACCTCAGTGATTGGGGCCTGCCGACGGCAACCGCAGACGAGCGCGACCAGCAGTGCGAGGGCAAGCCTGCGGAAAAGCGGGACGGGATGGCGTCGACTCATCGTTCGGAGACTATCGATCCAAATGCGCATGGCGGATAGCGTAGGCGCAAGGCTGCGGGATGTCAATCCCCGGGACGGGGCGTGCAGCAATTCTAATTTTGAGCACATCCGTACAGTCGAAATCGAAATCGCTATCGGGGGCGAATTTCTTGCTTTCTCGTCGATTTCGGTCTCGATCCCGATTTGGATCCCGATAGCGGCTGCCATAATTAGAATTGCTGGAGGTCTTCATATCCGTCTTGCGCTCAGCCCCGTCTATGCCGTATCCTCACGTGCGTGACCGACGCACGGGTCAGGTGGCCCGGGCAAACAGTCCAAACGATAGGAAGTGGCTATGCGTATTCACAGGTCTCAAACACGTCTTTTCCGCATGGGAGTTGTTTCGACGCTGGCGTGCGGGCTTGGCGCCGCCGGGTGTGCGATGGCCGACGCCGGGGAGCGGATGCCGGCGCAGGAGGCGACGATTCAGAAAGCGGCCGGTGCGATGGTCGTGGACGGCAAGTTGGACGAGCAGGCGTGGCAGACCGCCGCGAAGCTCCCGATCGCCGTGCTGCACAACAAGAACGGGAAGACGCTGGAGACGCCCATTGGTTATGCGCGCCTCACATGGGATGATGCGAATGTCTACGTGGCGTTTGATGTGACCGACGACGACATCCGAGCGGTGGGCGCCGGACGTGACGACGTGAACCTGGATGCCCCGAATGATCTCGTCGAAGTCTTTCTCGACGTCCATAACGACGACCACCATTTCTTTGAATTTCACGTCAATCCGTTAAACGGGTTCACCGATCTATTCATCCTGCGACCAGCCAAAGACACTCCGCTCTATCAGCGGCTGCCGCCGTACAAGATCCTGTTCATGAAGGAATATAATCTGCCCGCCTACGAGACGGCCGTCCAGATTCAGGGGACGCTGAACGATTCCGAGCAGAAAGACGCTGGCTGGACAGCGGAGATCCGCTTGCCGTACACGTCGCTGATGCTGCCCAACGGGCAAAAAAAACCGAAAGTTGGCGACCTGTGGCGCGTCCAGCTTGTCATCCAGAACGGCGGAGCGGACAACCGGTATGTGAATTGGTCTCCCACGTATGACAACTGGTACCACCACAGTATTGCGACGTGGGGTCGCATCCGCTTTTCCGAATAACACGGCCCGAAGCCCGTTGCGTCAAAAGAAAACGGTGCCGCTATCCGGCGCCGTTTTTTTTTGACGTCGGGCCATTGGGAAAGGGGACGGGAGACCGTCCGCAATCCCCGTTGACCCGGGAGACGACTCAACGATCAAAAATCAGGTATTGCAGCCCGTCAAAATCTGCCTTATACTCATGCCTCATTTTTTTAAGGAGACTCCTTATGGCGCGCAGCACCCCATTAACTCACGTACGTAACATCGGCATCATGGCTCACATTGACGCCGGCAAAACCACCTGCAGCGAACGCATCCTGTTTTATTCGGGAAAGAACTACAAGATCGGTGAAGTGCATGACGGCGCCGCCACCATGGATTATATGGTTCAGGAGCAGGAGCGCGGCATCACCATCACGTCGGCGGCAACGGTCGTCACCTGGCGCGACCATCAGATCAGCCTGATCGACACCCCTGGCCACGTGGATTTCACGGCTGAGGTCGAGCGGTCGTTGCGCGTGCTCGACGGCGCGGTCGCGCTGTTTTGTGCCGTGGGCGGCGTCCAGCCGCAGAGCGAACAAGTGTGGCGGCAGTCCGAGAAATACGAAGTGCCGAAACTCTGCTTCATCAACAAGATGGATCGCGTCGGCGCCAATTATTTCGAGGTGATCGACGAAATCCGCAGCGAATTGGGCGGCAATCCTGTGCCGATGGTCTATCCGGTCGGGCAGGGCGAGGCGTTCGCGGGCGTCATCGATCTCCTGAACATGCGGCGGTGCATCTTTGATGAGGCGTCCAAGGGCGTGAAGATTGTCTATGCGGAGATTCCTGCTGAGTTGCTGGAGGAGTGCCGGAAATGGCGCAAGAATATTGTTGAGAAGGCCGCCGAGCAGGATGACGCCCTGATGGAGAAGTACTTTGCCGAGGGCGATCTCCCCATGGCGGACATCCTGGCCGGTCTACGGAAGGGAACGGTATCCCGTGCGATCGTCCCCGTCTATTGCGGAACAGCCTTCAAAAACAAGGGCGTCCAGTTGCTGCTGGATGCCGTGTGCGATTTTCTCCCCTCGCCGTTGGATGTCGGCGCGGTCCATGCCAACGATGATCAGACGAAGGTGCGGCAGCCCGACGACAATGAGCCGTTCTCAGCCCTCGCGTTCAAGGTGATGTCGGACAAGCATATGGGCCGGATCATTTTCATCCGCATTTATTCAGGGACCCTGCGGATCGGCGACACACTCAAGAACAGCTCGCAGGACATCGATGTGCGCGTCGGCCGCCTGCTGCGCATGCATGCCAACCGGCAGGAGGCGATCGACGAGGCGAACGCAGGCGAAATTGTCGCCGTGGTCGGCCTCGGCAAGACGCGCACGGGCGACACGCTGTGTGATCGCGCACACCCGATCATTCTGG contains:
- a CDS encoding M28 family peptidase codes for the protein MAAAIGIQIGIETEIDEKARNSPPIAISISTVRMCSKLELLHAPSRGLTSRSLAPTLSAMRIWIDSLRTMSRRHPVPLFRRLALALLVALVCGCRRQAPITEVLSPFTAAEAADAFDQTARFVALGPRAAGTPGGRRAADYLERVLRTAGASTARIASFEDATPSGVRTFHNVLATFPAANPQAPWIVLLSHFDTKRDVPGDTDETPFVGANDSGSSTGLLLALAARFARQFPTQPPPCNIMIAFLDGEECAVAYSDRDGLHGSRRLARDLRREGLPVRAVILADMIGDRDLLLEIPRNGTPDLRLLALACAERLGIRQHVTLGSSIILDDHQPFLDQGFPAINLIDFAFGSAPGLNDYWHTLQDTMDKLDPKSFQITGSLIIAMMNALCGL
- a CDS encoding sugar kinase — its product is MDYGMAIKPVGALDFVSLGALVHRLDSGVVPFRKATECRIHVSGGEFNVAANLSDCFRLKTGITAAMVDYPVGDLIAERVRAMGVRPFYKRFEHDGVNGPNMATVFSDRGCGARAPVVFYNRCNEAAARLQPGDFDWRAIFADGVRWFHSGGIFAALSATTPAVIVEGMKAAKAAGAVVSFDLNYRAKLWNILGGNQRAVSVLDPILRHVDVLVGNEEDLQLGLGIPGPEASARTGLDSAAFIGMIDTVVRKHPNIKVVATTLREVHSTNRHRWSAVAWINGTVAQAPVLDLDVYDRVGGGDGFAAGLFYGLLNGVSADDAVRLGWAHGALLTTYPGDTTMATLDQVKALAAGGSARIQR
- the gnd gene encoding decarboxylating NADP(+)-dependent phosphogluconate dehydrogenase; this translates as MKADIGLIGLAVMGENLVLNMESKGFTVAVFNRTVEKVDAFIGGRGAGKKFIGCHSIAALCASLERPRKVMMLVKAGRAVDEFIEQIIPHLEPGDIIIDGGNSHFPDTIRRAQYVESRGLLYVGTGVSGGEEGALLGPSIMPGGSPAAWPAVKPIFQKIAAQTDSGKPCCEWVGEGGAGHFVKMVHNGIEYGDMQMICEVYQVMKDGLGLTADEMHAIFADWNTGELDSYLIEITRDILGYRTEAGEAVLENILDTAGQKGTGKWTAVAALDEGQPLTLIGEAVFARCLSALKDERVAASAQLAGPAATTFTGSRQRFVNDLKQALYASKLVSYAQGYQLMRAAAQSYGWNLNYGGIALMWRGGCIIRSVFLGKIKKAFDHNPGLTNLLLDPFFSGKMRRAQGGWRRVVRMAVKLGIPTPAISAALAYYDGYRCARLPANLLQAQRDYFGAHTYERTDAPRGQFFHTNWTGRGGSTAASTYVV
- the fusA gene encoding elongation factor G; the encoded protein is MARSTPLTHVRNIGIMAHIDAGKTTCSERILFYSGKNYKIGEVHDGAATMDYMVQEQERGITITSAATVVTWRDHQISLIDTPGHVDFTAEVERSLRVLDGAVALFCAVGGVQPQSEQVWRQSEKYEVPKLCFINKMDRVGANYFEVIDEIRSELGGNPVPMVYPVGQGEAFAGVIDLLNMRRCIFDEASKGVKIVYAEIPAELLEECRKWRKNIVEKAAEQDDALMEKYFAEGDLPMADILAGLRKGTVSRAIVPVYCGTAFKNKGVQLLLDAVCDFLPSPLDVGAVHANDDQTKVRQPDDNEPFSALAFKVMSDKHMGRIIFIRIYSGTLRIGDTLKNSSQDIDVRVGRLLRMHANRQEAIDEANAGEIVAVVGLGKTRTGDTLCDRAHPIILENIEFPAPVISIAIRPGTRNDNDKLGASLHTLAEEDPTFFVKYDRETGETVISGMGELHLEIIVDRLRREFNVACEVGRPEVAFRETITQAVDGEYKHVKQSGGRGQYAHVCLKIVPQPAGTGFSFVSEVKGGTIPTEYIPAVEKGVIKALESGPYAGYPVVDVQVIVYDGSYHEVDSNEFAFIEAARVCFRQAFMQGAPELLEPVMAVEVTVPEDYMGAATGSLCQRRGRVEGMEDKGGAKLVNGTVPLGEMFGYSNTIRTLTQGRGSFVMAFERYEAVPYELTETIIEKRRKENKIRG
- a CDS encoding methionine biosynthesis PLP-dependent protein (catalyzes the formation of cystathionine from L-cysteine and O-succinyl-L-homoserine) — translated: MIPLSAHLSTRLAHAGSRHDLVAGASSVPIYQVSTFHQEDPEHLGRYDYARSSNPTRAALEETVASLENGAQGLAFASGMAAISSTLLLFAPGDHLIVGRDIYGGTYRILTTLFRRWKLDVTFIDTTDPEQVRRAVTPATRALFVESPANPLLQITDLRAMAAIAREHGLLAITDNTFMTPLLQRPLDLGFDIVLHSATKFLGGHSDLIAGLAITREAELGRRLRTIQNAFGAILGPQDAWLLLRGIKTLAVRLEAQQRTATAVAAWLRQRPQVRRIFYPGLADHPGCAIHAGQASGPGAVVSFELADRAAAVDFLKRVRLPLVAVSLGGVESILSYPATMSHAAMPSAERLARGISDGLIRFSAGLETVEDLTADFSAAFERKTDLRV
- a CDS encoding response regulator, translating into MKAIEESQEARGEEQQAKDLLRIKNLVFNDSITAISIANLDGLLMDVNVAFLRLWRYADRDDVIGKPISHFLDDPSECAIILASLNETGCWEGDYTARRGDGTTFLANGLATVVHERDGRVIGYQSSVLDVTARKRAETYRGIGSRILQLLNQTGTLQETIPLVVAEVKRRAGVDAVGIRLHDGEDFPYFAQEGFSDDFLRTENSLIARDAEVTACCDREGRVQLECACGLVLTGKTNPAHPLFTPWGSFWTDDARSLLDLPAEQDPRLHPRNVCIHQGFASMALVPIRNKDQIMGLIQLNDRRPGRFTIETVELLEEAAAYIGAGLMRRQTDEEKTLYAVQRSKLLKAEGLNRMAGAVAHHFNNKLMVVMGNLELAMRAMPEDSEPGSYLIQAMQGARQAADISTLMMTYLGQMNGVHEPMDLAGLCRQRLPEIRRDLPTHIHFRTDLPDPGPIVLGDSRQIRQILINLIANAQEAIGTQAGTIRLAVKTVSRVDIPDTDRFPLEWEPQAGRYACLEIEDSGCGIADSDKEKLFDPFFSTKFTGRGLGLPVVIGMLRGNDAGITVMSAIRKGSTFRVYMALASAGLNRPERTIPPPQQAPGELAARSAKTGPVLVIEDVPAIRDVVAIMLQNLGLTVLLADNGAAAVELFQQHRSEIGCVLCDLTMPHMDGWATLTALRALRPDVPVILASGYDEARALAGDHPESPQAFIGKPYNMRELRDTIERVLGVRLTDSLAG
- a CDS encoding DUF2088 domain-containing protein produces the protein MIIQCGEQVSISSEELRALVLKTLDSRPEPLRRVLLLPPDHTRLNSQAGPITAMAYEALTARGVRVDVMPTLGTHNAMTEKQLRLMFGDTIPLTAFLVHDWRNGIVRAGELPGSLLAELSGGKVAYSVGVEVSQRLFKGYDLIVSIGQVVPHEVVGMANYTKNIVVGAGGADIINKSHFLGAVCNMETILGRADTPVRRLFNTAVETFLKDLPITYILTVVEQDAVTRQMHLRGFYAGDDAQVYREACALAARVNINLLEREPRKVVVYLDPHEFQSTWLGNKAIYRTRMAIADGGELVVLAPALKEFGEDPKIDGLIRKYGYRGTPATLKAVEENEDLRGNLGAAAHLIHGSSEDRFHITYCPGDGMGLDAVRAVGFDASPYAEMAARYNLDRLQNGWNRMPDGEEVFFISNPALGLWAYRAKFSG